The Pirellulimonas nuda genome includes a region encoding these proteins:
- a CDS encoding phytanoyl-CoA dioxygenase family protein has product MRVVLEHAVENHPDWLYQAPNDVTSVEGWPAEPAAAMDSYHEQGYLLVRGAFGPEAVQRARDELAAMRLADDPRCEGVYFEGAVRDRLGAVGQTGVEEPGRLPQLEPAVRAEYVRKFMGFVDRHPPLAEIANCPRMRGLVEGLVGGPAELFQEMAMIKPPRGREKPWHQDHAYFNAPLDTPIVGVWIALTEVSPESGGMYVIPGGHRRGALPHFQRRDWQVCDTLPGEWAAQGYKAAAAPMNAGDALLFSSLLPHGTPTNRSDRQRWALQFHYRSAGAPSCPEQERLDLFGGEGRNVTC; this is encoded by the coding sequence ATGCGCGTCGTGCTTGAACACGCAGTCGAAAATCATCCCGACTGGCTGTACCAGGCGCCCAATGATGTTACGAGTGTCGAGGGCTGGCCGGCCGAACCGGCGGCCGCGATGGACTCGTACCACGAGCAAGGCTACTTGCTGGTGCGCGGCGCCTTCGGACCTGAGGCAGTGCAGCGGGCCCGCGACGAGTTGGCCGCGATGCGGCTGGCGGACGACCCGCGGTGTGAGGGGGTGTACTTTGAAGGAGCGGTCCGCGACCGCCTGGGCGCGGTGGGGCAGACCGGCGTCGAAGAGCCCGGTCGGCTGCCGCAGCTCGAACCCGCTGTCCGCGCCGAGTACGTGCGCAAGTTCATGGGGTTCGTTGACCGGCACCCGCCGCTGGCGGAGATCGCCAACTGCCCGCGGATGCGTGGGCTGGTGGAGGGGCTCGTCGGCGGTCCGGCAGAGCTCTTCCAGGAGATGGCGATGATCAAGCCGCCGCGCGGGCGTGAGAAGCCCTGGCACCAAGACCACGCCTACTTCAACGCGCCGCTCGATACGCCGATCGTCGGCGTGTGGATCGCGCTCACCGAGGTTTCGCCCGAGAGCGGTGGGATGTACGTGATCCCCGGCGGTCACCGGCGGGGCGCCCTCCCGCACTTTCAACGACGCGACTGGCAGGTCTGCGACACCCTGCCGGGCGAGTGGGCGGCCCAGGGGTACAAGGCGGCCGCCGCCCCGATGAACGCCGGCGACGCGCTGCTGTTCAGCAGCCTTCTCCCGCACGGCACGCCGACCAACCGGTCTGACCGGCAGCGGTGGGCGTTGCAGTTCCACTACCGATCGGCCGGCGCCCCTTCGTGCCCCGAACAAGAACGCCTCGACTTGTTTGGAGGGGAGGGGCGAAACGTGACGTGTTGA
- a CDS encoding phytanoyl-CoA dioxygenase family protein: protein MAPLMGRVASPLSSIGGQVVRLGTQGIPMKALTPDGGALRDTFVRDGYVQLPGFRAGEELAEIERNLTRFIDEIVPTLPSDEVFYEDKRDRTSLKQIQRMHDHDPFFKQLIVEGPFRVVAEQLLGDRVVPKNLQYFNKPPGVGQPTPPHQDGFYFMLDPCEAVTMWFGLDEVDAENGCVRYLPGSNRQGMRPHTPSDTLGFSQSIANYGPADSASEVAAVARPGDLLAHHALTVHLAGANRSVNRQRRSLGFIYYSQSARVDEAKHQEYRRRLVQELAASGKI, encoded by the coding sequence ATGGCTCCTCTGATGGGGCGCGTCGCCAGTCCACTCTCTTCCATCGGCGGGCAGGTTGTCCGCCTTGGCACTCAAGGTATTCCGATGAAAGCATTGACCCCTGATGGCGGCGCGCTCCGGGACACGTTTGTTCGCGACGGCTACGTCCAACTTCCGGGCTTTCGGGCCGGCGAGGAGCTGGCTGAGATCGAACGGAACCTGACCCGTTTTATCGATGAGATTGTCCCGACCCTGCCAAGCGACGAGGTATTCTACGAGGACAAGCGTGATCGAACTTCGCTGAAACAGATCCAGCGGATGCACGACCACGATCCGTTCTTCAAGCAGCTCATCGTCGAGGGCCCGTTCCGAGTAGTTGCCGAGCAGTTGCTCGGCGATCGGGTCGTGCCGAAGAACCTGCAGTACTTCAACAAACCCCCAGGGGTAGGGCAGCCAACGCCGCCGCATCAAGACGGCTTCTACTTCATGCTGGACCCCTGTGAGGCGGTTACCATGTGGTTCGGACTGGACGAAGTTGACGCTGAGAACGGCTGCGTGCGTTACCTGCCGGGATCAAACCGGCAGGGCATGCGACCTCACACCCCCAGCGACACACTTGGATTCTCACAGTCGATCGCCAACTACGGACCGGCCGACTCAGCAAGCGAAGTTGCAGCGGTCGCTCGCCCGGGTGATCTGTTGGCTCACCATGCCTTGACGGTTCACCTTGCGGGCGCCAACCGCTCGGTGAACCGTCAGCGGCGATCGCTCGGGTTCATCTACTACTCGCAGAGCGCACGTGTCGATGAAGCAAAGCACCAGGAGTACCGCAGGCGGTTAGTCCAGGAGCTAGCGGCGTCGGGGAAGATCTAA
- a CDS encoding sialidase family protein: protein MTPVILLGLTPALTCLAASPVPLLDVSKENGMHVVVAAGTPTTYQGHPTTALLPDGKTMFAAWTLGHGGPCGPVARSDDAGLTWTRIDDALPDAYQKHRNCPSIYRIVDDQGKARLWIFAAHPLMPRVVSEDDGVTWQEREPLGLPCVMTFSSVTRLKDGSSIGLYHRGEGDHDRPPLTVWQTRTRDGGVTWGEARRVAAVEGKNPCEPWIVRSPDGGTLCCLMRENSHKGRSLMMFSSDEGETWSTPVDTPWGLTGDRHAAAYTADGRLVVCFRDRAKGSPADGHFVAWIGDYDDIAQGREGGYRVKLLHHYGRPGDCGYPGVEVLADGTVVATTYVKYRDDDCQNSVVSVRFQPDDLDGRVAQMDQSSN, encoded by the coding sequence GTGACCCCGGTCATTCTGCTCGGCTTGACGCCCGCACTGACCTGCCTGGCCGCCTCCCCGGTGCCGCTGCTCGACGTCTCGAAGGAGAACGGCATGCACGTGGTCGTGGCCGCCGGGACTCCAACCACCTACCAGGGACACCCCACTACAGCGTTGCTGCCCGACGGGAAGACGATGTTCGCCGCGTGGACCCTCGGGCACGGCGGGCCGTGCGGCCCGGTGGCGCGTAGCGACGACGCCGGCCTGACCTGGACCCGGATCGACGACGCCCTCCCCGACGCGTACCAGAAGCACCGCAACTGCCCCAGCATTTACCGGATCGTCGACGACCAGGGCAAGGCGCGGCTGTGGATCTTCGCGGCCCACCCCCTGATGCCGCGTGTGGTGAGCGAAGACGACGGCGTCACTTGGCAAGAACGTGAGCCCCTGGGACTCCCCTGCGTGATGACATTCAGCAGCGTGACCCGTCTCAAGGATGGTTCGTCCATCGGGCTTTACCACCGTGGAGAAGGGGACCACGACCGGCCGCCGCTCACGGTGTGGCAGACCCGCACGCGCGACGGCGGTGTGACGTGGGGCGAAGCGAGGCGCGTCGCGGCGGTCGAGGGCAAGAACCCGTGCGAACCGTGGATTGTCCGCTCCCCCGACGGCGGCACGCTCTGCTGCTTGATGCGGGAGAATTCGCACAAGGGGCGTAGCCTGATGATGTTCTCTAGCGACGAAGGAGAGACTTGGTCCACGCCGGTCGACACCCCGTGGGGGCTGACCGGCGACCGCCACGCGGCCGCATACACCGCCGATGGCAGGCTGGTGGTCTGCTTCCGAGACCGCGCCAAGGGGAGCCCCGCCGATGGGCACTTTGTGGCCTGGATCGGCGACTACGACGATATCGCCCAAGGCCGCGAAGGGGGGTACCGCGTTAAGCTGCTGCACCACTACGGCCGGCCCGGCGATTGTGGCTACCCGGGGGTCGAGGTGCTTGCCGACGGCACCGTCGTAGCGACGACCTACGTCAAGTACCGCGACGACGACTGCCAGAACTCTGTCGTCTCGGTCCGCTTCCAGCCCGACGACCTCGACGGGCGCGTGGCACAAATGGACCAATCGTCAAACTGA
- a CDS encoding GntR family transcriptional regulator: protein MANTSSVTPRIAELAEKLIEDIADRKLRPGDRYLTTAGASKLLGVGNGPANLALQLLARRRVISRQQRRGAFILELPEDAQGPPLHRVHFLVHPLFLRTEGVGNDHILLGIQRELPGVHVQISFLPASEEAIFVQQLIGQALASSHTDGFILVRASCETQRLVAGSGLPAVVFGSVYPGVGNLACLDRDMAGTGALLARHMLDRGHSRLAYLNRQVTYPGDHLTLDAICKELARDNRPADALTVRCLPADSEVCLVEILNLITGPNRVTALICRTRRMADAATAAIGRAGLQRDDFDIAVCDYYLRDREKPQFVYPRPLEGDEQQGQHLAKLLLRQLGSPNAEAQRVIPIAIEFPDGRGP, encoded by the coding sequence GTGGCCAACACCTCTTCCGTCACTCCGCGGATCGCGGAGCTGGCCGAAAAACTGATTGAGGACATCGCGGATCGCAAACTGCGGCCAGGCGACAGGTACCTCACCACCGCCGGCGCCTCGAAGCTGCTGGGGGTCGGGAACGGCCCCGCGAACCTGGCCCTCCAACTGCTGGCCCGTCGGCGGGTGATCTCCCGGCAGCAGCGCCGTGGCGCGTTCATCCTGGAACTGCCGGAGGACGCCCAGGGCCCGCCACTACACCGCGTGCACTTCCTCGTTCACCCGCTCTTCCTTCGTACCGAAGGGGTGGGCAACGACCACATCTTGCTCGGCATCCAACGAGAGTTGCCGGGGGTCCACGTGCAGATCAGCTTCCTCCCGGCGAGCGAAGAGGCGATCTTCGTTCAGCAGCTCATCGGTCAGGCGCTCGCTTCTTCGCACACTGACGGGTTCATCCTGGTGCGCGCTAGTTGCGAGACGCAGCGGCTGGTGGCTGGCAGCGGCCTGCCCGCCGTGGTGTTCGGCTCCGTGTACCCCGGCGTGGGCAACCTGGCCTGCTTAGACCGCGACATGGCCGGAACGGGCGCGTTGCTGGCTCGGCACATGCTCGACCGCGGCCACTCACGCCTCGCCTACTTAAACCGGCAGGTGACCTACCCTGGCGACCACCTGACACTGGACGCGATCTGCAAGGAGCTGGCGCGCGACAACCGGCCGGCCGACGCGCTCACCGTGCGTTGCCTCCCCGCGGACTCCGAGGTTTGCCTGGTAGAGATCCTGAACCTCATCACGGGCCCCAACCGCGTGACCGCCCTGATCTGCCGGACGCGCCGGATGGCCGATGCGGCGACAGCGGCCATCGGTCGAGCCGGGCTCCAAAGGGACGATTTCGACATTGCCGTTTGCGACTATTACCTACGCGACCGCGAGAAGCCGCAGTTTGTTTACCCGCGGCCGCTCGAGGGAGACGAACAGCAGGGGCAGCACTTAGCGAAGCTCCTGCTCCGACAGCTGGGCAGCCCCAACGCGGAGGCGCAGCGTGTGATCCCGATCGCGATCGAGTTTCCTGACGGGCGCGGCCCCTAA
- a CDS encoding exo-alpha-sialidase, whose translation MKHSRYSTTHAPLLLAACAALTLLAAPLSAGVFKQTIFTGGAEGYNIYRIPTIVRAANGDLLAFAEARSGGDASEIDIVMKRSTDDGKTWGALSVAVENDNYRGWDGLPTANVTAGNQTPVVDLLDPQHPGRIWMPFTMENDRVFVTYSDDHGATWTADSNGRAREITADVKPEGWGWYATGPVHGIQLTRGQHAGRLIIPSDHRLGSNNWGAHVVYSDDHGQTWRLGADDTHSATDAVHPNENFAIELVDGRVYFNARSQGGASGVNRAVAYSSDGGESFDARFEGDPQFITPVVQNSGVRFHAVDQGDAQNVLVYSRPGQPSSRQDMTISLSYDEGLTWVEDTVIERGSSAYSDLVKINATTVGVLYEIDGSTDFVFATFNPLELSPVAWNGVDGDVNQDGLVDASDLAAFVNVWAPLSGEFFLGGADSYTHGDLNFDGTQDIHDAIVLRQHLLSANVPTAGLGMLGRPVPEASTLSMGGSLALVLLGRSWRLTPVVDVQPLDSRNNY comes from the coding sequence ATGAAGCACTCCCGGTACTCCACGACGCACGCCCCGCTGCTCCTTGCCGCGTGCGCCGCATTGACTCTGCTCGCTGCGCCGCTGAGCGCAGGCGTCTTCAAGCAAACCATCTTCACGGGGGGCGCCGAGGGCTACAACATCTACCGCATCCCGACGATCGTCCGCGCCGCTAACGGCGACCTGCTGGCTTTTGCCGAGGCCCGCTCCGGTGGCGACGCCAGCGAGATCGACATCGTCATGAAGCGTTCGACCGACGACGGCAAGACCTGGGGCGCCTTGTCCGTCGCGGTCGAGAACGACAACTACCGCGGCTGGGACGGGCTGCCGACCGCCAATGTAACCGCAGGGAACCAGACCCCGGTGGTCGACCTGCTCGACCCCCAGCATCCCGGCCGGATCTGGATGCCCTTCACGATGGAGAACGACCGTGTCTTTGTCACCTACAGCGACGACCACGGCGCAACCTGGACCGCCGACTCCAACGGCCGCGCCCGCGAGATCACCGCGGACGTGAAGCCCGAAGGCTGGGGGTGGTACGCCACCGGACCGGTGCACGGCATCCAGCTCACCCGCGGCCAACACGCCGGACGGCTGATCATCCCGTCAGACCACCGGCTGGGGTCGAACAACTGGGGCGCCCACGTGGTGTACAGCGACGACCACGGCCAAACCTGGCGGCTCGGGGCGGACGACACCCACAGCGCGACCGACGCGGTCCACCCGAACGAGAACTTCGCAATCGAGCTCGTCGACGGCAGGGTTTACTTCAACGCCCGCTCCCAAGGGGGCGCCAGCGGCGTAAATCGAGCCGTCGCGTACAGCAGCGACGGCGGCGAGTCGTTCGACGCCCGCTTCGAGGGCGACCCGCAGTTCATTACGCCGGTCGTGCAGAACTCGGGGGTCCGCTTCCACGCGGTCGACCAGGGCGATGCGCAGAACGTGCTGGTCTACTCACGGCCCGGCCAGCCTTCGTCCCGGCAGGACATGACCATCAGCCTCAGCTACGACGAGGGGCTTACCTGGGTCGAAGACACCGTGATCGAGCGAGGCTCTTCCGCCTATTCCGACTTGGTGAAGATCAACGCTACGACAGTCGGCGTGCTGTACGAGATCGACGGATCGACCGACTTCGTGTTCGCCACCTTCAACCCGCTGGAACTCAGCCCGGTCGCTTGGAACGGCGTCGACGGCGACGTGAACCAGGACGGCCTGGTCGACGCCAGCGACCTCGCGGCCTTCGTCAATGTCTGGGCGCCCCTTTCTGGCGAGTTCTTCCTCGGCGGCGCCGACAGCTACACCCACGGCGACCTGAACTTCGACGGGACGCAGGACATCCACGACGCGATCGTGCTGCGGCAGCACCTGCTCTCGGCGAACGTGCCGACCGCCGGTCTGGGGATGCTCGGGCGACCGGTCCCGGAGGCGTCCACGCTGTCCATGGGCGGGTCGCTCGCGCTGGTCCTGTTGGGACGCTCCTGGCGGCTGACGCCTGTGGTCGACGTCCAACCTTTAGATTCTCGAAACAACTACTAA
- a CDS encoding LamG-like jellyroll fold domain-containing protein: MLIYPSHLRVGLATLVAIGLFSSWNKTASADLIAHFDPNVTSTLFQDGGENAGGTIPVTAFGDPVGWITDAASPTPGWDGVAIDGFLDVQQIGDSAKSSYAYHPAGGILNFDGNDNLLGFEADTGARMDGVNGAFDSNTLQTVLVGRASTGGSGLGHFVDLRNAGAINGFGLRYNYATSSLEGVVRGETVVSAPVNSGEFFVANLVWDGANSTARLNVTTQTGSVANTGTPTDNTAIDHDRFRIGVTANASDGINGLIGDVYLYNDASDQSSLVTQLAGQYLVIPELIVNRDTGNVSITLPAGVSAITNVAGYTMTSAAGALNPSNWLSVADNYDASSPGPNQVDPDNNWTKLSNPTQRTDLSELEFQQNGGVNNGADFLAGRSTNLGNVWTKYYQEDIDMLLVMDDGSTQPLYTRFTGNGGAVFAFGDLDFDGDIDNNDFLNVFVANYGADTSALAGRAQMYGLGDLDENGAVELEDFLLLNAAYLAANPGAAALALPGAAVPEPSSLLLCAAALGAVVGRRRLGRALVCGLAFAMMAVFSPGAAHAAVGGVVDMDFQWLTPGSTISDGTRMQDLSGNRYHGFWSAAASDNTPVELAFPGSHTVLNNEVTAGYVILRDDLADTDPANPWWGVGNTPTPYFTLDADKSYTFEAVLNWNGNNQATDGIMGQTGGSEWWIRENNGFVEYVFDDGPNRNQNTGTIDISSLVDNSDWHHLGITFARDPVTPTQVTVTTYLDYNQVAQEVLANGLGAVGDPAADIRLGAYNTSAGSRFDGLMDHFRISDEVLSTGQFLALPAPPEYVLEVNTATGIVKIINQTGVDLTMDAYRLTSDNNSLNPAGWMSLDDANLTGQQPGSSWTELGTTSSELSEGIFGDFSVLGSPTIRTLGAAYANLGNEDASLRFEYHVPGGDGFNEMMVRFVDVTGGLPGDFNNDGSVDAADYTVYRDNLGASSAALNGNGTGGATVTTADYNLWKASVGSSAVAGVGGSAVPEPSAGLMALLFSVVGALTLLVKVRGTRARVAAPAALLLAMASAVGAATNDRQYRFGDPGTSDPLFGASVNNGSPMGFPFNGNDVTGDEIGPSGGFQDLIVSGTTYASVASRPGAGGNDYGARFNGSSSLATASSLNAPSQFWDNSTFFPNGEFPLNYEGIFGHGIQFWAQPDAAALTAGARQDLVIDTPEQGVYIASSGVWGLQFDGGGDSAVGVASTLNGSGWAHVMQLGGLADLQGGGSAFQGALYVNGVAVMVTDPGQAYDSNSTAMSVGSNGAGDGNFYTGVIDNLDLFLWGDNRDQLGADDAPGGINSPGGLNADGQDWGSFSLLQDNEFVAMQIASLGIGPLKAGDVNLDGSVNNGDVTAFLGFWQEENLVNGIAIGDWGTRQRGDLNLDGRSDIYDAILLRSEVTAAGGAFDFALLGQNPVPEPSTLALGAIIALLTATRRMRSGS, from the coding sequence ATGCTCATCTATCCATCTCATCTTCGTGTCGGTCTTGCAACGCTCGTCGCGATCGGGCTCTTCTCGTCGTGGAACAAGACCGCGAGCGCAGACCTCATCGCCCATTTCGATCCGAACGTCACCTCGACGCTCTTCCAGGACGGCGGTGAGAACGCCGGAGGAACCATACCGGTCACCGCGTTCGGCGACCCGGTCGGCTGGATCACCGACGCAGCGTCTCCCACGCCGGGGTGGGACGGGGTGGCCATCGACGGCTTCCTTGACGTCCAACAGATCGGTGACAGCGCAAAGTCCAGCTACGCATACCACCCGGCCGGGGGCATCCTGAACTTCGACGGCAACGACAACCTGCTCGGGTTCGAGGCCGACACCGGCGCTCGGATGGACGGCGTGAACGGCGCCTTCGATTCCAACACGCTCCAAACAGTGCTGGTTGGGCGGGCGTCGACGGGCGGCAGCGGGCTGGGGCACTTCGTCGACCTCCGCAACGCCGGCGCCATCAACGGGTTCGGCCTGCGGTACAACTACGCCACCTCGTCCCTGGAAGGCGTGGTCCGCGGTGAGACCGTGGTGTCGGCCCCCGTGAATTCTGGCGAGTTCTTCGTCGCCAACCTCGTATGGGACGGCGCCAACAGCACCGCCAGACTGAACGTGACGACTCAAACCGGCTCGGTGGCCAACACCGGAACGCCCACGGACAATACCGCCATCGACCACGACCGCTTCCGGATTGGCGTCACCGCAAACGCCTCCGACGGGATCAACGGCCTGATCGGCGACGTCTACTTGTACAACGACGCTTCCGACCAGAGCTCCCTCGTCACGCAGCTTGCAGGGCAGTACTTGGTCATCCCCGAGCTGATCGTCAATCGCGACACGGGGAATGTCTCGATCACGCTCCCCGCGGGGGTCTCGGCCATCACGAACGTCGCCGGGTACACGATGACCTCTGCCGCCGGCGCGCTCAACCCGAGCAACTGGCTGTCTGTGGCCGACAACTACGACGCGAGCAGCCCCGGGCCAAACCAGGTCGATCCGGACAACAACTGGACGAAACTGTCGAACCCAACGCAGCGGACCGACCTCAGCGAGCTGGAATTTCAACAGAACGGCGGGGTAAACAACGGCGCCGACTTCTTGGCCGGCCGTTCGACCAACCTCGGCAACGTCTGGACCAAGTACTACCAGGAAGACATCGACATGCTGCTGGTGATGGACGACGGCTCGACCCAACCCCTCTACACGCGGTTCACCGGCAACGGCGGCGCCGTGTTCGCGTTCGGCGACCTCGACTTCGATGGCGACATCGACAACAACGACTTCTTAAACGTCTTCGTGGCCAACTACGGCGCCGACACGTCGGCCCTGGCCGGACGCGCCCAGATGTACGGCCTCGGCGACCTCGATGAGAACGGCGCCGTCGAACTAGAAGACTTCCTGCTGCTGAACGCCGCCTACCTTGCCGCCAACCCGGGCGCCGCGGCCCTCGCGCTGCCCGGCGCCGCGGTCCCCGAGCCCTCGTCGCTGCTGCTGTGCGCCGCCGCCCTTGGCGCGGTAGTCGGTCGCCGCCGGCTGGGTCGAGCCTTGGTCTGTGGACTGGCGTTCGCGATGATGGCGGTGTTCTCACCGGGCGCCGCCCACGCCGCGGTTGGCGGCGTGGTCGATATGGACTTCCAGTGGCTCACCCCCGGCAGCACCATCAGCGACGGCACGCGGATGCAGGACCTTTCCGGCAACCGCTACCACGGCTTCTGGAGCGCCGCGGCCTCTGATAACACGCCGGTAGAGCTGGCGTTTCCTGGCAGCCACACGGTGCTCAACAACGAAGTCACGGCTGGCTACGTCATCTTGCGTGACGACCTCGCCGACACCGATCCCGCCAACCCCTGGTGGGGCGTCGGCAATACCCCAACCCCCTACTTCACCCTCGACGCCGACAAGAGCTACACGTTCGAGGCGGTCTTGAACTGGAACGGCAACAACCAGGCCACCGACGGCATCATGGGGCAGACCGGCGGCTCCGAATGGTGGATCCGCGAGAACAACGGCTTCGTCGAGTATGTCTTCGACGACGGCCCGAACCGGAACCAAAACACCGGCACGATCGACATCAGCAGCCTGGTCGACAACAGCGACTGGCACCATCTGGGGATCACGTTCGCCCGCGATCCGGTGACGCCGACGCAGGTCACCGTCACCACGTACCTCGACTACAACCAGGTTGCGCAAGAAGTGCTGGCCAACGGGCTGGGTGCGGTCGGCGACCCGGCGGCCGACATTCGGCTGGGCGCCTACAACACGTCCGCCGGCAGCCGCTTCGACGGCCTGATGGACCACTTCCGCATCAGCGACGAGGTGCTCAGCACCGGCCAGTTTTTGGCGTTGCCGGCGCCTCCTGAGTACGTGCTGGAAGTGAACACCGCCACCGGCATCGTCAAGATCATCAACCAGACGGGGGTCGACTTAACGATGGACGCCTACCGCCTCACCAGCGACAACAACAGCCTGAACCCGGCCGGGTGGATGAGCCTAGACGACGCGAACCTGACTGGTCAGCAGCCGGGATCGAGCTGGACAGAGCTGGGCACGACCAGCAGCGAACTCTCGGAGGGGATCTTCGGCGACTTCTCCGTGCTGGGCTCTCCCACAATTCGTACGCTCGGCGCCGCCTACGCCAACCTGGGCAACGAGGACGCCTCGCTTCGGTTCGAGTACCACGTCCCCGGCGGCGACGGGTTCAACGAGATGATGGTGCGGTTTGTCGACGTCACCGGCGGACTGCCGGGCGACTTCAACAACGACGGCAGCGTGGACGCCGCCGACTACACGGTCTACCGCGACAACCTGGGCGCCAGTTCTGCCGCGCTCAATGGAAACGGGACCGGCGGCGCCACGGTCACCACCGCCGACTACAACCTTTGGAAGGCTAGTGTCGGCTCCTCCGCGGTGGCCGGCGTTGGCGGATCGGCGGTCCCCGAGCCCAGCGCCGGACTCATGGCGCTGTTGTTCTCGGTCGTGGGCGCCCTGACGCTGCTGGTCAAGGTGCGGGGGACGCGGGCCAGGGTTGCGGCTCCTGCCGCGCTGTTGCTCGCGATGGCGAGCGCCGTCGGAGCGGCGACCAACGACCGCCAGTACCGCTTCGGCGACCCCGGTACGTCTGACCCACTGTTTGGGGCCTCGGTAAACAACGGCAGCCCCATGGGTTTCCCGTTCAATGGCAACGACGTAACCGGAGACGAGATCGGCCCGTCGGGCGGATTTCAGGACCTGATCGTCTCCGGAACCACCTACGCAAGCGTCGCCAGCCGACCGGGCGCCGGCGGCAATGATTACGGCGCCCGCTTCAACGGCAGCAGCAGCCTTGCTACCGCATCGAGCCTGAACGCCCCGTCGCAGTTCTGGGACAACTCTACGTTCTTCCCCAACGGCGAGTTCCCGTTGAACTACGAGGGCATCTTCGGTCACGGCATCCAGTTCTGGGCCCAACCCGACGCCGCAGCGCTTACCGCCGGCGCCCGACAGGACCTCGTGATCGATACGCCGGAGCAAGGGGTCTACATCGCTTCTTCCGGCGTCTGGGGGCTTCAGTTCGATGGCGGCGGCGATTCGGCCGTCGGCGTGGCGAGCACCCTCAACGGCAGCGGTTGGGCCCACGTCATGCAACTCGGAGGGTTGGCCGACCTGCAGGGAGGGGGCTCGGCGTTCCAGGGCGCGCTGTACGTGAACGGCGTCGCCGTGATGGTGACCGACCCCGGGCAGGCCTACGATTCCAACTCGACGGCGATGTCGGTCGGCAGCAACGGCGCAGGCGACGGCAACTTCTACACGGGGGTCATCGACAACCTCGACTTGTTCCTGTGGGGCGACAACCGCGATCAGCTCGGCGCCGACGATGCCCCCGGCGGCATCAACAGCCCCGGCGGCCTGAACGCCGACGGCCAAGACTGGGGTTCCTTCTCGCTGCTACAGGACAACGAGTTCGTCGCGATGCAGATCGCGTCGCTCGGCATCGGCCCGTTGAAAGCGGGCGACGTCAACCTCGACGGCTCGGTGAACAACGGCGACGTAACGGCGTTCCTCGGCTTCTGGCAGGAAGAGAACTTGGTCAACGGCATCGCGATCGGCGACTGGGGCACGCGCCAGCGGGGCGACCTGAACTTGGACGGGCGCAGCGACATCTACGACGCCATCCTGCTCCGCTCCGAGGTGACCGCTGCCGGCGGCGCCTTCGACTTCGCCTTGCTGGGTCAGAACCCAGTCCCAGAACCCAGCACGCTGGCCCTAGGAGCGATCATCGCGCTGCTGACGGCGACCAGAAGAATGCGTAGCGGCTCGTAG
- a CDS encoding DUF1559 domain-containing protein, producing MQVFQKNAARRGGGFTLVELLVVIAIIGILVAMLLPAVQSAREAARRTACQNNFKQAGVALHNYHSSQRQFPPGTLFTEQSSTTTCPKVVAGVRGFGWAAFILPYMEEQTLYDRFNFDINVYDGENWNASTTLVPAFVCPSERNEGAWVDCCTGKDHGGAPGNDWRLSNMAGIGDSVEAHCWLYQPHDIGRGVLFNHSKVSAGKITDGTSKTAMVGEIVSGIGRDAAGEEAWIGLSWVTRGITDMFEGINGPGTIPGGRDDGLDPFDGDGGNRHDEYHRENGLSSYHPGGAHILFGDGSVLFVGEDTNQDVLFAWATRADGEVITNGIATDVNRLPPSAGGGGSGPIR from the coding sequence ATGCAGGTTTTTCAGAAGAATGCGGCGCGACGCGGCGGTGGGTTTACGCTGGTAGAACTGCTGGTCGTGATCGCCATCATCGGCATCTTGGTGGCGATGCTGCTCCCGGCTGTGCAGTCCGCCCGCGAGGCGGCCCGGAGGACCGCCTGCCAGAACAACTTTAAGCAGGCGGGGGTGGCGCTTCACAACTACCACAGCTCGCAGCGGCAGTTCCCGCCGGGGACGCTCTTTACCGAGCAATCGTCAACCACCACGTGCCCCAAAGTGGTCGCCGGGGTGAGGGGCTTTGGGTGGGCGGCGTTTATCCTGCCCTACATGGAAGAGCAAACCCTCTACGACCGCTTCAACTTCGACATCAATGTCTACGACGGCGAAAACTGGAACGCTTCCACGACGCTCGTCCCCGCGTTTGTGTGCCCCAGTGAAAGGAACGAGGGCGCCTGGGTCGATTGCTGCACCGGCAAAGACCACGGCGGCGCCCCGGGAAACGACTGGCGGCTCTCGAATATGGCGGGCATCGGCGACAGCGTTGAAGCCCACTGCTGGCTCTACCAACCCCACGACATCGGACGCGGCGTCCTCTTCAACCACAGCAAGGTGAGCGCCGGGAAGATCACCGACGGCACCTCGAAGACGGCCATGGTCGGCGAGATCGTGAGCGGCATCGGCCGCGACGCGGCGGGGGAGGAGGCCTGGATCGGGCTGTCGTGGGTAACGCGAGGCATCACCGACATGTTCGAAGGGATCAACGGACCCGGCACCATCCCCGGCGGCCGTGACGACGGGCTCGATCCGTTCGACGGCGACGGCGGCAACCGTCACGACGAGTACCACCGGGAGAACGGGCTGTCGAGCTACCACCCCGGCGGCGCCCACATCCTGTTTGGCGACGGCAGCGTGCTGTTCGTCGGCGAAGACACAAACCAGGACGTGCTGTTCGCGTGGGCGACGCGGGCCGACGGTGAGGTGATCACCAACGGGATCGCCACCGACGTGAACCGTTTGCCCCCGTCAGCCGGCGGCGGCGGCAGCGGGCCCATCCGCTAG